A single genomic interval of Rosistilla ulvae harbors:
- a CDS encoding vWA domain-containing protein, whose amino-acid sequence MNEPTSENATEQIVYQFERLVSLTGWWTWAAIVVGSILLLLVIARLYRRDTAELPRATGLALLILRLSAIVALMFFFLNFERRAQQQVVRPSEAVVLIDTSQSMSLPADQAPDSQARIAAVANLLQDTPWLDSVAAEHRVAVYGFDDSTEIRELASIAKAESSTDATEQGEEDVDSANATTARRPALVRIAFVGAAVLGFGLLSLLASGIAPLLHWRWASGLILASTISLLLGTVLLTSVWSIETSLSFRQLLGFAAPPVDVDETTESLESEKTQEVKDWRNTLIASGASSRIGDAVRSVLGRHDPSTLAGILLMTDGQNNAGIPIDDAAAFAARDGVPVYPIGFGSPKPPVNVRIVDLDLPRRVYPGDKFALSVVLQASGMMGKKVDVEILEGPDGESPPSEIIDTKTVLLDEDGKLSGIRFDLDPPSIGARKLAVRLRGAAGDQRPEDNVRDARYEVVARKVRVLLIAGGPTREYRFVRNLLHRDREVSVDVLLQTGQEGMSQEASEILTELPSSAEELFEYDAIVAFDPDWMAFEAAQIELLDRWLSDMSGGLILVAGPVHLPEWSRLRGDVRATTIKGFFPVSLAGRGPIFDSGRVGGTTPWPLRFTPDGQRSEFLSLTDNPADSASVWEEFSGVYDFVGVKDAKPGAKVLAYFSDPTTSIDQRFPIYLASQFYGSGRVFFQGSGEMWRLRAVSDSYFETYYTKLIRWATEGRLLRDSTRGVLLVDKPRAMVGETIAVRAVLTDAQFRPLTEPRVTAELVSPSGAKQEVILRPLEGQPRPGTYGGQFVARQSGGFELQLLLGDALDEQILRQPVQILLPTLELERPQRGDEPLMALASATGGLFAEGSGSEGPRSETRNPLDLVDAIEPRPQTTILPGTPDRDFHRRRNASLLWLIGGALTLEWLLRRLNRLA is encoded by the coding sequence ATGAACGAGCCCACAAGCGAAAATGCAACTGAACAGATCGTTTACCAATTCGAGCGATTGGTCTCGTTGACCGGATGGTGGACCTGGGCGGCAATCGTTGTCGGCAGCATCCTGTTGCTGCTGGTGATCGCTCGTCTATACCGACGCGACACTGCGGAACTGCCGCGGGCGACCGGATTGGCGCTGCTGATTCTGCGACTTTCGGCGATCGTCGCGTTGATGTTCTTCTTTTTGAATTTCGAACGCCGCGCGCAACAGCAGGTCGTTCGACCATCCGAAGCTGTCGTCTTGATCGACACCAGCCAAAGCATGTCGCTGCCAGCCGACCAAGCTCCCGATTCGCAGGCGCGGATCGCGGCGGTCGCCAATCTGTTGCAAGACACGCCGTGGCTCGATTCGGTTGCGGCGGAACATCGCGTTGCTGTCTATGGTTTTGATGATTCGACGGAAATTCGCGAACTGGCATCGATCGCCAAGGCGGAGTCGTCGACCGATGCAACCGAGCAGGGTGAGGAAGACGTCGATTCCGCGAACGCCACGACGGCGCGGCGTCCTGCGTTGGTGCGGATTGCGTTTGTTGGTGCGGCGGTGTTGGGCTTCGGCTTGCTGTCGCTTTTGGCATCGGGTATCGCGCCGCTGCTGCATTGGCGATGGGCCAGCGGTTTGATCCTGGCTAGCACGATCAGCCTGTTGTTGGGAACCGTCTTGTTGACATCGGTCTGGAGCATCGAGACGTCTCTATCCTTTCGCCAGTTGCTTGGCTTTGCGGCACCGCCGGTCGACGTCGATGAAACGACCGAGAGTCTCGAAAGCGAAAAGACGCAGGAGGTAAAAGACTGGCGGAACACCTTGATTGCATCGGGGGCCAGCAGCCGGATCGGCGATGCGGTTCGCAGTGTTCTGGGGCGGCATGATCCTTCGACCCTGGCTGGCATCCTTTTGATGACCGACGGACAGAACAACGCTGGGATTCCGATCGACGACGCGGCCGCATTTGCCGCTCGCGATGGCGTGCCGGTCTACCCGATCGGTTTTGGATCGCCCAAGCCACCTGTTAACGTTCGGATCGTCGATCTGGACCTGCCGCGGCGCGTCTATCCCGGCGATAAGTTCGCCCTTTCGGTCGTCTTGCAAGCCAGCGGAATGATGGGCAAAAAAGTCGACGTCGAGATCCTTGAAGGACCCGATGGAGAAAGCCCACCGAGCGAAATCATCGATACGAAGACCGTTCTGTTGGACGAAGATGGCAAGTTGAGCGGGATCCGGTTCGATCTCGATCCGCCATCGATCGGGGCTCGCAAGCTCGCCGTGCGGTTGCGTGGAGCGGCGGGGGATCAACGTCCCGAGGACAACGTCCGCGATGCGCGTTATGAAGTCGTGGCTCGCAAGGTGCGTGTGCTGTTGATCGCGGGGGGGCCAACTCGCGAATATCGGTTTGTTCGCAATCTGTTGCATCGCGATCGCGAAGTCTCCGTCGACGTTCTGCTGCAGACCGGGCAGGAAGGGATGAGCCAGGAGGCGAGCGAGATCCTGACCGAGTTGCCTTCGTCGGCCGAAGAGTTGTTTGAATACGACGCGATCGTGGCGTTTGATCCCGATTGGATGGCCTTCGAAGCAGCCCAGATCGAATTGTTGGATCGTTGGTTGTCCGATATGTCGGGCGGTCTGATCTTGGTCGCTGGGCCGGTCCATCTTCCCGAGTGGAGTCGCTTGCGTGGCGATGTACGCGCGACGACGATCAAGGGCTTTTTCCCCGTCAGTCTGGCGGGACGTGGACCGATCTTCGACAGCGGCCGCGTTGGCGGCACGACGCCGTGGCCCCTGCGTTTCACTCCCGATGGGCAACGCAGTGAGTTCCTGTCGCTGACCGACAACCCCGCCGATAGCGCTAGCGTGTGGGAAGAGTTCAGCGGGGTCTACGACTTTGTCGGTGTCAAAGATGCAAAACCGGGAGCGAAGGTGTTGGCCTATTTCTCCGATCCGACGACCTCGATCGACCAACGCTTTCCGATCTACCTGGCCTCTCAATTCTACGGCTCGGGACGCGTCTTCTTTCAGGGCAGCGGCGAGATGTGGCGTCTGCGAGCGGTCAGCGATTCCTATTTTGAAACCTACTACACCAAATTGATTCGCTGGGCGACCGAGGGACGGCTGTTGCGAGATTCGACCCGCGGCGTCTTGTTAGTCGACAAGCCTCGGGCGATGGTCGGCGAGACGATTGCGGTTCGCGCGGTCCTGACCGACGCCCAATTCCGTCCGTTGACCGAACCTCGTGTCACCGCCGAACTCGTCTCGCCATCGGGTGCCAAGCAGGAAGTGATCCTGCGTCCGCTGGAAGGCCAGCCGCGTCCGGGGACTTACGGCGGCCAATTTGTCGCTCGGCAATCGGGCGGTTTCGAATTGCAGTTGCTGTTGGGGGATGCTCTGGACGAACAAATCCTTCGCCAACCGGTGCAGATCTTGTTGCCGACGCTGGAACTGGAAAGGCCGCAGCGGGGGGATGAACCCTTGATGGCTCTGGCCTCTGCGACCGGCGGGCTGTTCGCGGAGGGTTCGGGCAGCGAAGGTCCCCGATCCGAAACTCGCAATCCATTGGACTTGGTCGATGCGATCGAACCGCGACCGCAAACGACGATCTTGCCCGGCACGCCCGATCGCGACTTCCACCGCCGACGCAACGCCAGTCTGTTGTGGTTGATCGGTGGTGCCCTGACGCTGGAATGGCTGTTGAGGCGGCTCAATCGTTTGGCCTAA
- a CDS encoding polyketide synthase, giving the protein MPQPNHSSSIHPQLQVVLQRLRSMVRKYIVADFVLTALVVIGAAFWGGLLLDYGPILLGGLEMPRSARILLLVALFVVLVVLAIRMLGERLSAKLPDESLALLLERQHPELGERLMTSVQLARAESNLDAHSRPLYEHVRREAAQMSDALDVRRVFQWKPLLHKAIAAVVMLLAVIVFALATPSTASHAISRLLTLSDDPWPRKAKLEMVGVEVPIVSFADPDSSAPPEIKLLTFEDHKLRLARGGSATLRVRAIADDRVVPELCTVHYETASGQRGQANMRRVGGQRNGYQEFSLDGPPLDGLAEDVRFTVRGLDDRLSDFKVLAVDPPAVTQLEIQCRYPEYLRDPQNTSDAADLVVNYAPGLRIREGSDLKVIGESSKPLSRVDVMLRGVDGEGKVLSAEVAVDGMSFSMSLPDFAEDQALLLLPVDRQEITAGAPFRFFLGVVNDQPPEVSLNLVGIGSAITPVAKIPFEGKVKDDYELSRTEIALAPASQPNGQPVLRNVEPDRDGSYAGQVDLRALSADDVMKPLAPGERLNLFAEATDRYSLADRHVTQSDLYGLDVVSPEELLGRLERRELGLRARLEQSIDEIRQLRDVLERIATDDWTAVESATSTAQGGEEESLRAEQLRVLRVQQSSLQANKTSEELTGIAASLGDIILEMENNRVDSVDRRQRITSQVQQPLEGVVGGEMQSLRDLIEHLGRVARDPASGPEVATQSVDAAEEVLLRLTAILDSMLDLESYNEILDIVRDLIDRQNRLIDDTKDEQKRRVLDLFKPQ; this is encoded by the coding sequence ATGCCTCAACCAAATCACTCATCATCGATTCATCCTCAATTGCAAGTCGTGCTCCAGCGACTTCGATCGATGGTGCGAAAGTACATCGTCGCCGACTTTGTGCTGACGGCGTTGGTCGTCATCGGTGCCGCTTTCTGGGGCGGGCTGTTGTTGGACTACGGACCGATCCTGTTGGGCGGTCTGGAGATGCCGCGTTCGGCGCGGATCTTGTTGTTGGTCGCGTTGTTTGTCGTGCTGGTCGTGTTGGCGATCCGTATGTTAGGCGAACGCTTGTCGGCCAAATTGCCCGATGAGAGCTTGGCGCTGTTGTTGGAACGTCAGCATCCCGAACTGGGCGAACGGTTGATGACCAGCGTGCAATTGGCTCGCGCTGAATCGAACCTCGATGCGCACTCGCGGCCTTTGTACGAACACGTCCGCCGCGAAGCGGCTCAGATGAGCGACGCGTTGGATGTGCGCCGCGTCTTTCAATGGAAGCCGTTGCTGCACAAAGCGATCGCGGCCGTCGTAATGCTGCTGGCGGTAATCGTCTTCGCGCTCGCCACCCCTTCGACCGCATCGCACGCGATCTCGCGGTTGTTGACCTTGAGCGATGATCCTTGGCCGCGAAAGGCCAAGTTGGAAATGGTGGGTGTCGAAGTCCCGATCGTTTCATTTGCCGATCCCGATTCGTCGGCGCCGCCGGAAATCAAGCTGTTGACGTTCGAGGACCACAAGCTGCGACTGGCTCGCGGAGGTTCGGCAACGCTTCGCGTCCGAGCGATCGCCGACGACCGCGTCGTTCCCGAGTTGTGCACCGTGCATTACGAAACCGCTTCGGGACAACGCGGCCAAGCGAATATGCGCCGCGTCGGGGGGCAGCGGAACGGGTATCAAGAGTTTTCGCTCGATGGACCGCCGTTGGATGGACTGGCCGAAGATGTCCGCTTCACCGTCCGCGGCTTGGACGATCGGCTCAGCGATTTTAAGGTGCTTGCCGTCGATCCGCCCGCGGTCACTCAGTTGGAGATTCAGTGCCGGTATCCCGAATACCTTCGCGATCCGCAGAATACATCCGATGCGGCCGATCTAGTCGTCAATTACGCCCCCGGTTTGCGGATCCGCGAAGGATCCGATCTGAAAGTGATCGGGGAGAGTAGTAAACCGTTGTCGCGCGTCGACGTGATGTTGCGTGGCGTCGATGGGGAGGGCAAAGTCCTGTCGGCGGAAGTTGCCGTGGATGGGATGAGCTTTAGCATGTCGCTGCCCGATTTCGCCGAGGACCAGGCGCTGTTGTTGCTGCCGGTCGACCGACAGGAGATCACTGCGGGGGCGCCGTTTCGGTTCTTCTTGGGCGTGGTCAACGATCAACCGCCGGAGGTGTCGTTGAATCTGGTGGGGATCGGTTCGGCGATCACGCCGGTCGCCAAGATCCCGTTTGAGGGGAAGGTCAAGGACGATTACGAACTCAGCCGCACCGAGATCGCGTTGGCCCCCGCTTCTCAGCCCAACGGGCAACCGGTGTTGCGGAATGTCGAACCCGATCGCGACGGATCGTACGCCGGTCAGGTCGATTTGCGGGCGCTGTCGGCCGACGATGTGATGAAGCCGCTGGCTCCGGGAGAGCGATTGAATTTGTTTGCCGAAGCGACCGATCGCTACAGCCTTGCCGACCGACACGTGACGCAAAGCGATCTGTATGGACTGGACGTGGTTTCCCCAGAAGAGTTGTTGGGCCGTTTGGAACGCCGTGAATTGGGACTGCGGGCGCGGTTGGAACAATCGATCGACGAAATCCGCCAGCTTCGCGACGTCTTGGAAAGGATCGCCACCGACGACTGGACGGCTGTCGAATCGGCGACCTCCACGGCACAGGGGGGCGAGGAAGAATCGCTGCGGGCTGAGCAATTGAGGGTCTTACGAGTCCAACAGTCTTCGCTGCAAGCGAATAAAACCAGCGAAGAGTTGACCGGAATCGCCGCCTCGTTGGGGGATATTATCCTCGAAATGGAAAATAACCGCGTCGATTCGGTCGACCGTCGCCAGCGGATTACCAGCCAGGTGCAACAGCCGTTAGAAGGTGTTGTCGGTGGTGAAATGCAATCGCTTCGCGACTTGATCGAGCATCTAGGCCGCGTCGCCCGCGATCCTGCCAGCGGTCCCGAAGTGGCGACGCAATCGGTCGATGCGGCGGAAGAAGTGCTGTTGCGATTGACGGCCATCCTGGACAGCATGTTAGACTTGGAAAGTTACAATGAGATTTTAGACATCGTCCGCGATTTGATCGATCGGCAGAACCGCTTGATCGATGATACGAAGGATGAACAGAAACGCCGCGTTTTGGATCTGTTCAAGCCTCAGTAG
- a CDS encoding DUF2752 domain-containing protein: MWLSAMLATAAWLRPAPAGLGTHHQLGLPPCSLRVLLGMRCPACGMTTSWSHYVRGQWVSSIRVNPGGFMLAALATAVTVGAVRVAYTGQPVNPQQTWWLAIGLMGAMLAAGIDWILRIV, translated from the coding sequence ATGTGGTTATCCGCAATGCTGGCAACCGCCGCTTGGCTGCGTCCCGCCCCGGCGGGACTCGGCACGCATCACCAGCTCGGATTGCCTCCTTGTTCACTGCGTGTTTTGTTGGGAATGCGTTGCCCTGCGTGTGGTATGACGACATCGTGGTCGCACTACGTCCGCGGGCAATGGGTTTCCAGCATCCGCGTGAACCCCGGTGGGTTCATGCTGGCAGCGCTAGCGACCGCAGTCACGGTGGGTGCTGTCCGCGTGGCGTACACGGGCCAACCTGTGAACCCGCAACAGACGTGGTGGCTCGCAATCGGCCTGATGGGTGCGATGCTTGCCGCCGGGATCGACTGGATCCTGCGGATCGTTTAG
- a CDS encoding zinc metallopeptidase, translating to MAVSEMYFDPIWFLFVIPPVLLAMFAQWRVKSAYHEMSQVPARMSGFQAARAMLDSAGLQQIGIEQTPGELSDHYDPRAKVLRLSSNVYGGNSMAAVGIACHEAGHAMQDAMHYAPLVIRNAAVPAANIGSGLGGTVAMVGLAFGLQPLVWVGVLAFAAVAFFQVINLPVEFDASNRAKHQLVAQGIIAERDLPLVSKVLNAAALTYVAATLQSLMMLAYFLLRALGDRR from the coding sequence TTGGCAGTTAGCGAAATGTACTTCGACCCGATTTGGTTTTTGTTTGTCATCCCGCCGGTGCTGTTGGCAATGTTTGCCCAGTGGCGGGTCAAAAGCGCCTACCATGAGATGAGCCAGGTGCCGGCGCGGATGTCCGGTTTCCAAGCCGCTCGCGCCATGCTCGATTCGGCCGGACTGCAGCAGATCGGTATCGAGCAGACGCCGGGCGAACTGTCGGATCACTACGATCCGCGAGCCAAGGTGTTGCGTCTGAGCAGCAATGTCTATGGTGGCAATTCGATGGCCGCCGTCGGAATCGCTTGCCACGAGGCAGGCCACGCGATGCAAGATGCGATGCATTACGCCCCCTTGGTGATCCGCAACGCTGCGGTGCCTGCGGCGAACATCGGCTCGGGACTCGGCGGCACGGTCGCCATGGTCGGTTTGGCGTTTGGTTTGCAACCGCTTGTCTGGGTGGGAGTGCTTGCGTTTGCAGCGGTTGCTTTTTTCCAGGTCATCAACTTGCCTGTCGAGTTTGACGCCAGCAACCGCGCCAAACACCAACTGGTCGCCCAGGGGATCATCGCCGAACGGGACTTGCCGCTTGTCTCCAAGGTTCTCAACGCCGCGGCGCTGACCTACGTTGCTGCCACGCTGCAATCGCTGATGATGCTGGCCTACTTCCTGTTACGAGCTCTCGGCGACCGACGCTAG
- a CDS encoding GTPase, whose protein sequence is MNASGNDAALQTCVLTPIGRGAIATVALRGAAAAEIVGKYFCPNAGSTNLPIDRIRYGVWSRDADSAIGESIVVCATAETEIEIHCHGGRAAVEAIVGDLVAAGAERIGGDNWLRGQSDGFVSSECQLALAATQTPTTAGIVLDQIRGALATATQAAIEQLQSQNLQAASQEIQTLIDRAPLGRGAGKPFRVVIAGPPNVGKSSLLNRLLGYDRAIAYDQPGTTRDVLSASTTLGGWTIELRDTAGIHETAEAIEREGVQSARREVQSADAVLIVVDASIGWTPEHDAIAKLVSNPIRVWNKADLIDMEAMPDAAEKIFTSTLSQAGIDDLIAAILQQLIPLPHAAGMAVPITDRQIDCLQEAQAAIASSDATAATAHLQRLLRG, encoded by the coding sequence ATGAACGCTTCGGGCAACGACGCTGCACTACAAACCTGTGTCCTGACACCCATCGGCCGCGGCGCAATCGCAACCGTCGCGCTGCGAGGTGCCGCCGCCGCCGAGATCGTTGGCAAATACTTTTGCCCCAACGCGGGCAGCACGAACCTGCCGATCGATCGAATTCGCTATGGCGTCTGGTCGCGCGACGCCGATTCGGCGATTGGCGAATCGATCGTCGTATGTGCAACGGCCGAAACCGAGATCGAAATCCATTGCCACGGCGGCCGCGCGGCGGTCGAAGCGATCGTCGGCGACCTTGTCGCGGCAGGAGCGGAACGGATCGGTGGCGACAACTGGCTGCGGGGGCAATCGGACGGCTTTGTGAGCAGCGAGTGCCAGCTCGCGCTGGCCGCCACGCAGACGCCAACGACCGCGGGAATCGTGTTGGATCAAATCCGCGGTGCGCTGGCGACAGCGACGCAAGCGGCGATCGAACAACTTCAATCGCAGAACCTTCAAGCGGCGAGCCAGGAGATCCAAACTCTAATCGATCGAGCCCCGCTGGGACGCGGCGCTGGCAAGCCGTTTCGCGTCGTGATCGCGGGACCGCCAAACGTCGGTAAAAGCAGTCTACTGAACCGGTTGCTCGGCTACGATCGCGCGATCGCCTACGATCAACCAGGGACCACGCGCGACGTATTGTCCGCCAGCACAACGCTTGGTGGTTGGACGATCGAGCTGCGCGATACCGCAGGGATCCACGAGACTGCAGAGGCGATCGAACGCGAGGGAGTTCAATCGGCTCGCCGTGAAGTGCAATCGGCCGACGCCGTCTTGATCGTCGTCGACGCATCGATCGGCTGGACGCCCGAACACGACGCGATCGCCAAACTGGTTTCGAATCCGATTCGAGTTTGGAACAAGGCAGATCTGATCGATATGGAAGCGATGCCGGATGCGGCGGAAAAGATTTTCACCAGCACGCTGTCACAGGCGGGGATCGACGACCTGATCGCAGCGATCCTGCAGCAATTGATTCCGCTGCCGCACGCGGCTGGAATGGCAGTGCCGATCACCGATCGGCAGATCGATTGTCTGCAAGAGGCTCAGGCCGCGATCGCATCGAGCGACGCAACCGCCGCGACGGCTCACTTGCAGCGACTGCTGCGCGGATAA
- a CDS encoding type III pantothenate kinase — translation MNSRFRVAVDVGNSSIKIAYAVPQNAADGDELRVVRVSLTGSDWQPQLAAITAEFPQTDLSVQWLIASVNSVGCDRLSAWIETHRSADQVRVIDRGHVGIETDVRMPQRVGIDRLLAAQSAFRLAGNRSAIVIDAGTTVTVDLVAAPGVFRGGAILPGLGLQFRALHEATDKLPRLEPPDDLASLESPGRDTQAAMELGVASGIVGAIDRLVESFQSTCDVSQIFLTGGDAGRLSPAIRSPHRVVVDMPLRGLYGIELADPSSP, via the coding sequence GTGAACAGTCGCTTTCGCGTCGCGGTGGATGTTGGCAATTCCTCGATCAAAATCGCCTACGCCGTGCCACAAAATGCTGCCGACGGTGACGAGCTGCGCGTCGTTCGGGTTTCGTTGACCGGATCCGATTGGCAGCCTCAACTGGCCGCGATTACCGCTGAGTTTCCGCAAACCGATCTCTCGGTCCAGTGGTTGATCGCCAGCGTCAATTCGGTCGGCTGCGATCGCCTATCGGCTTGGATCGAAACGCATCGCTCGGCCGATCAGGTGCGCGTGATCGATCGCGGTCATGTCGGGATCGAAACCGATGTGCGGATGCCGCAGCGAGTTGGAATCGATCGTTTGCTGGCCGCCCAAAGTGCCTTCCGACTGGCGGGTAATCGATCGGCAATCGTGATCGACGCCGGAACGACCGTCACCGTCGATCTGGTTGCAGCGCCAGGAGTCTTCCGTGGCGGGGCGATCCTGCCGGGCCTGGGGCTGCAGTTTCGCGCTCTCCACGAAGCGACCGACAAACTGCCGCGACTGGAACCTCCCGACGACTTGGCCAGCTTGGAATCGCCGGGGCGCGATACCCAAGCCGCAATGGAATTGGGGGTCGCGTCGGGAATCGTTGGTGCAATCGATCGGTTGGTCGAATCGTTTCAATCGACCTGCGACGTGTCGCAGATCTTCTTGACCGGTGGCGATGCCGGCCGCTTGTCCCCGGCGATACGCAGCCCGCATCGCGTCGTCGTCGACATGCCGCTGCGTGGCCTGTACGGTATCGAACTCGCGGATCCCTCCTCGCCATGA
- the obgE gene encoding GTPase ObgE, translating to MFVDRVEIEVTGGKGGDGCMSFRKEKFVPRGGPDGGDGGGGGSVILVARDGVNSLNDFAGRKFWKAERGSHGSGAKRTGRHGADMVLYVPPGTTIIDAEQGFVIKDMVDIDDTVVVARGGKAGKGNTSFKSATNQAPRERTLGELGEVRNLILELKSIADVGLIGMPNAGKSTLLSRLSHARPEIANYPFTTKHPNLGQVKVDRDRSFILADIPGLIEGAHEGVGLGHEFLRHVERAGILVHLVEPEPSDGTDPIENYKSIRHELTEYTSQLSERPEIVAVTKCELPAADEVCQRMAEVVDQRIHRISAMTGEGLKDLLETIAKHLAERSEVPGGQSVGLAVEPPKPKRVPPHLSGPTSKLSNELRAHEYVDENETS from the coding sequence ATGTTCGTTGATCGCGTTGAAATCGAAGTAACCGGCGGCAAGGGCGGCGATGGTTGCATGAGCTTCCGCAAAGAGAAGTTCGTCCCGCGCGGCGGTCCCGACGGTGGGGATGGCGGCGGTGGCGGCAGCGTGATCTTGGTCGCGCGCGATGGCGTCAACAGCCTGAACGATTTCGCGGGACGCAAGTTCTGGAAGGCCGAACGTGGAAGCCACGGTTCGGGAGCCAAGCGAACGGGCCGTCATGGTGCCGATATGGTGCTTTACGTTCCGCCGGGAACAACGATCATCGACGCCGAGCAGGGGTTTGTGATCAAGGATATGGTCGACATCGACGACACCGTCGTCGTGGCCCGCGGCGGTAAAGCAGGCAAGGGCAATACTTCGTTCAAGTCGGCGACCAACCAGGCGCCGCGAGAGCGCACGTTGGGCGAATTGGGAGAGGTCCGCAACCTGATCCTGGAGCTTAAATCGATCGCCGACGTCGGCCTGATCGGGATGCCCAACGCCGGAAAAAGCACACTATTGAGCCGGTTGAGCCACGCGCGGCCGGAGATCGCCAATTATCCCTTCACGACCAAACACCCCAACCTGGGACAGGTGAAAGTCGATCGGGATCGATCGTTCATCCTGGCCGACATCCCCGGTTTGATCGAAGGGGCTCACGAGGGTGTTGGCCTCGGGCACGAGTTCCTGCGGCACGTCGAGCGAGCCGGAATCCTGGTCCACTTGGTCGAACCCGAGCCTTCGGACGGAACCGATCCGATCGAGAACTACAAGTCGATCCGTCACGAGCTGACCGAATACACGAGCCAGTTGAGCGAGCGTCCCGAGATCGTCGCCGTCACCAAATGCGAACTCCCTGCGGCCGATGAGGTCTGCCAACGGATGGCGGAAGTCGTCGACCAACGCATCCACCGCATCAGTGCGATGACCGGCGAGGGGCTAAAAGATCTACTGGAAACAATCGCCAAACATCTTGCGGAACGGAGCGAGGTTCCCGGTGGCCAATCGGTGGGCCTCGCCGTCGAGCCTCCCAAACCCAAACGCGTGCCGCCACACCTGTCGGGACCAACCTCGAAATTGTCGAACGAACTTCGAGCTCACGAATACGTCGATGAGAACGAGACATCGTGA
- the rpmA gene encoding 50S ribosomal protein L27 — translation MAHKKGQGSSRNGRDSNAQRRGVKKFGGEKVCPGNIIIRQVGTKVHPGRGVGMGNDYTLFALIDGVIKFDREGRRVNVVDAA, via the coding sequence ATGGCGCATAAAAAGGGACAAGGCTCCAGCCGTAACGGTCGCGATAGCAACGCACAACGTCGCGGAGTCAAGAAGTTTGGTGGTGAAAAGGTCTGCCCAGGCAACATCATCATCCGTCAAGTTGGCACCAAGGTCCATCCAGGACGTGGCGTTGGCATGGGCAACGACTACACGCTGTTTGCGTTGATCGACGGCGTGATCAAATTCGACCGCGAAGGTCGCCGTGTCAACGTTGTTGACGCTGCCTAG
- a CDS encoding sialidase family protein produces MMDPISRRSLLAASAAGVLVSQTGRLFAADEAPGIDVDPIRTISLQSDRYHGWPTLLRTRDGELLVVCSGGRDSHVCPMGRVELIRSDDEGKTWTYARTILDGPLDDRDAGIVETAKGTLLVTTFTSMAYQPNYEKAVAAAEAGTPYPLAGAQLERWKGAHRRVAEGEHESHLGCWMIRSEDGGLNWSPAYRVPVNSPHGPIALQSGRLFYAGVALWEEGRKVAAYTSDDDGLTWQWIADIPIRDGDQGSQYHELHAVEAADGRLIVQIRNHNKTNNRETLQTHSTDGGKTWTSPEPIGVWGLPTHLLRLSDDRLLMTYGHRRKPLGNQARISDDNGETWSPPMLIQADASSGDLGYPSTVELAPGSFATVWYEKLPNSSNAQLRLATWRLS; encoded by the coding sequence ATGATGGATCCCATTTCCCGCCGCTCGTTATTAGCCGCCTCGGCCGCTGGCGTTTTGGTCAGCCAAACCGGGCGACTGTTTGCCGCCGATGAAGCCCCTGGGATCGATGTCGATCCGATTCGCACGATCAGTCTGCAGAGTGATCGCTACCATGGCTGGCCGACGCTGCTGCGGACTCGCGACGGCGAACTGTTAGTCGTTTGTTCGGGCGGACGCGACAGCCACGTCTGTCCGATGGGACGCGTCGAACTGATTCGATCCGACGACGAAGGGAAGACATGGACGTATGCCCGCACCATTTTGGATGGACCGCTGGATGATCGCGACGCGGGAATTGTGGAGACTGCCAAAGGGACTCTGTTGGTGACCACGTTTACTTCGATGGCCTACCAGCCGAATTACGAAAAAGCGGTTGCGGCCGCCGAAGCGGGCACCCCGTATCCGCTGGCCGGGGCTCAGTTGGAACGCTGGAAGGGAGCTCACCGACGTGTTGCCGAAGGAGAACATGAATCGCATCTGGGATGTTGGATGATCCGCAGCGAGGATGGTGGCCTGAACTGGTCTCCCGCCTACCGCGTGCCCGTCAACAGTCCCCACGGGCCGATCGCGCTGCAAAGCGGACGCTTGTTTTACGCAGGCGTTGCGCTCTGGGAAGAAGGCCGGAAAGTTGCCGCCTACACTTCCGACGACGACGGTTTGACGTGGCAATGGATCGCCGATATTCCGATCCGCGATGGCGACCAAGGTTCGCAATATCACGAACTGCACGCCGTCGAAGCGGCCGACGGACGATTGATCGTTCAGATCCGCAATCACAACAAGACCAATAACCGCGAGACGCTCCAGACGCATTCGACCGATGGCGGCAAGACCTGGACCTCGCCTGAGCCGATCGGCGTCTGGGGTTTGCCGACGCATCTGCTGCGACTGTCCGACGATCGGTTGTTGATGACCTATGGCCATCGCCGCAAGCCGTTGGGAAATCAGGCTCGGATCAGTGACGACAACGGCGAAACATGGTCGCCGCCGATGCTGATTCAAGCCGACGCAAGCTCCGGCGATCTCGGCTACCCATCGACCGTCGAGCTGGCACCGGGATCGTTTGCCACGGTTTGGTACGAAAAGCTTCCCAACAGCTCCAACGCACAACTGCGCTTGGCCACCTGGCGTCTATCGTAA